A genomic window from Bacteroidota bacterium includes:
- the tssJ gene encoding type VI secretion system lipoprotein TssJ, with protein sequence MSLRASVRNVRVVMCALTVLALSGCSRTPPPPTPTVVTLVGEANLNAGGNAAVVRIYQLAGDANFQRASAQAFWQSDEQELGDELLGSPREVQLFPNVTESADLVLGDETQFVGFAADLRLPDPDHWRAIYPVDAVRGKTVAVRVGENRLFVTIP encoded by the coding sequence ATGTCCCTGCGTGCCTCCGTGCGAAACGTCCGGGTCGTAATGTGCGCCCTCACCGTGCTGGCCCTGTCCGGGTGCAGCCGGACGCCGCCGCCGCCCACGCCGACCGTCGTCACGCTGGTCGGCGAGGCCAACCTCAACGCGGGCGGCAACGCGGCCGTCGTGCGCATCTACCAGCTGGCGGGCGACGCCAACTTCCAGCGCGCCTCGGCGCAAGCCTTCTGGCAGAGCGACGAGCAGGAACTTGGCGACGAACTGCTCGGCAGCCCGCGCGAAGTCCAACTCTTTCCCAACGTGACGGAGAGTGCCGATCTGGTGCTCGGTGACGAGACGCAGTTCGTCGGTTTCGCCGCCGACTTGAGGCTGCCGGACCCGGACCACTGGCGAGCCATCTATCCCGTTGACGCGGTGCGTGGCAAAACGGTCGCCGTGCGCGTCGGCGAGAACCGGCTGTTCGTGACCATTCCCTAG